The genomic stretch GCAGACTCGCTGTCTCAGGCAGCCGGGCAGGCAGACTAGTTACCAGATGCTGTTGAGAATAAAGAAGAGCTGGATGAAAATACAGCCAAATGGAAGGATGCCTCCCATGACGATGCCAGGGAGGGGTTTTGTGAAGAAGGACTGCTCTGGGATCTGGCGAGGGATCTGATTGGTCCTCACTGGGTGCTCAATAGCCTATAGGGGAAAGGGGACCATTCAGGCAAAAAGCGCGAGAGAGACATACTACAGCgctcaaacttttttttaatctaagGACCCCAAGTCTAGAAAAACATTTGGGCCCCCTACACAGGTGATGATATGGTTTTTGTTGCATTTGTTCTGCATTGCTGGCAAATATTGCCAATgttaatataaacattttaatttggtCACACTGCAAAACAATGTAATTTCCTTTGAAAATATCTCAAggtcattttttccccctcagtTTATGACACTATACTCTCAAAACAGAAGGTGAACATTAATGAATAGAAGCATTTGGCAGATTGCGCTAAAATCAGAAGCCTGACTGCCATTAATACCTTAAAATGAGTGCACATTTAACTTGAACATAATGAATCACATATTGCGAGGTACAGTATTTGTAACAATGTTTTAAAACGCAATGAACCAAGCACCAATGATTCCTCGCCTCTCCCCTCCGCCAGCTTCCCAGGAGACGGCCCTAACTGAGCGGCCTGATTTTAGCTgagaattctgggattctgtgtaACATCAGGACTGCAGCTCTTGTGCCGCTTTCAACCAGGAAGGAATACTGTTGGTTTGTTAaaatctttaataaagccctAATTTTAATGCACAATTAGAGTATATGGATATAAATGGCATTGTGTCATCCTGTATCTTGTTTTGAAAACATAATcagtatataataaaaaattgaTACAGGCTACAACCCAGCCCTAATGGCACGTCATAATATTTTCTAcgctttttaaataatttgcgcGACCCCGTTGGTCCTCACTGAGGCCCCCCGGCTGAGAACCTTCTGGCCAATAACGTTCTAAACTTCTGGAACTTCTGCAGTAAAGCAACTTAACAAACAAACATGGACAGAGGCGATGCTATTGAGAGGTGAAAATGCCGGGAGATCACAAATGAATCCGTAACGGACAGATTCCAACCTATAACAGGATCTGAGACCTCAGGCACAGAGTTGAAACGTTCACCTTTTGCTGGATCAATCAGCTGTTCAGCAAAATACTTAAAGAATTGCTTTAATAAAAACATAGAACACTGTAACTTGGTATGACTGCAAGGAGTGCAAACAGCTTAGCAAGGATCTGCTGTGTACGATCAGGTCAGGAGAGCTTTGCTATGAGCGCTTAAATCTTAAGGGTGAGAGGCGAACCTTCTTCTTGAAGCCAAAGTATGCACCGGCAAAGGTGAGGGGGACGGAGATGCCGAACCAGAGTGCCAGGATGGCTATCAGGGTGCCGAAGGGGATGGCAGCGGAGGAGCCTTCAACCCACAGGATCAGATTCATGATGAAGAAGTCAGCAAACACGATGCTGGAAGAAAGCGGGAGACACACGAGCCGCAGAACTTCAACCACCTGGATGTTAAAGAGCCTGAAAATGACAGGCCCTCCTAAACTAGAACCTGAAAGCACTTAACGTCTACAGGAGAGCATCTGATGAAGAGGCGAACAGACTGTCACTACAAAGCACAACTCAGAATTCCAAGATACTGAATTTTaacatacccaggacaaagtaGCGCTGTTAGTAGAACATTGGTCTTCCATTTTTCACCACCAAAtgctattaaaaaaatatatatacagacaaACAGTTATAATTCAACCATCACTGAACATTCTTATGGAAAAATGTACTGCACAGGTCACTGACAGCAGCTCCAGGTGACTTCAGGTGAATTCTACTCACTCTTGTACATGCGGGCTGAGACGTAGCCTGCAGGGGTGCCTAGGAGGACCCAGAGGACCACAGCGCAGGTCATTAGGGCTCCACGATTGGCAGGGGACAGGAAACCCAAGCAGGCGAGAACTAGGGGCAGAAAAGTCAGCATCAGGGATGCTGCTCAACACAGTGGCAACGTATTTTAGAAACACTGATCTGAACTCCGCTGCTCAAACAAATAAGCTTAGGATCTCCAATCCAAGTAAAATGCTGCTAGGCTTAGCATGTGTGACTCACATAGGGTGATGAAGGTCATGATGAAGATCTGAGTGCCCTGCCCAAGGAAGATGGAGAGCAGCATGCCCCTTCTGGGAGGTCGGAACACATCTCCATGCACCTGTTTCCAGCCGGACTCCTCCTGCGCGTCCTCCTGCACGACACAGAACACCATAAGCAGTCAAGCAAGGACAAGCTTAGAACTTTCCCTCAAACAATTTTAatgagctaaaaaaaaaaaaaaaaaaaaaaagccacctTTAAATCATTAGTGACACGTTACTTTGGGCGGTACAACAGAAGTCACTCTAGTGACTGTTTAGTGCGGCATCTCATGCAGTAAACAGACAATTAGACGGTCGCAGGTAATGCTGCAGGACTGGCCGCCGCCAATGTCACAGAGCACAGAAATCTTGTCTGCTGCAGTAATTaagcacaggacacacaggTAAGAGAGGGCCTGGGTTCTGGCATGTTTTGGCAAGCCTGCCTGCGAATGTCATATGCATAGCATGGCAGCGTTTCAAATAGTATGCATGCAACACAGAGGAGAAGGCTTCCTTTTAACCACTTGTAAAGTCTTTCAGTGAATTATTCCATCAGAATGTAACATGCTAAGTAAGCCCAAGTGTGATTGGAGGATTTACCAAAGTCTTACACAGGGTTATTTtgtgttggcagaattcatgtGTGCTAACAAAAGATGGCACACAAGAATACTGACCACAAACCCATTAACTCAAATATAATGAGCACTCCTCTATTCAGGGTGTGTATCTGGGCACCACTCATCCACAGCAAGAGGGGGGCACCTGCCTGGTCAACCTGGTTATAGCGGGCGATGTCCTTATGCAAGGTCCTCAGCATGATCATGGCCACCATGCCGGAGAGGAAGAGCACGATGACCAGGGAGTTCATGATGCTGAACGaggggcagacacacacacacatataaaaaaataagaacacaaaaccaaaatCCAACAAATCCCAAAAAACTAATGCAATTTAGATAGAGAAAGGCAGGGaacaaatatttaaaagtaGTTTCAAATCCCACGTAAAGAGACATACTATTTGTGTAATATGATAAACAGAAAGTCCCCTTGATTAAAACAGTAAAGTGATTTGGACATTTAAGTCCAAATATGTGCGGGGTTTAGGGTTAGaccagctgggagggagcaaaaatgtgcactgtatGGGGGTCCATGGGCACTGGGTTAGGAAACACTCTGTTAGACGAGGACTGATGGGAATGAGCTCAGGGCAGGTGAGCAGCACATGCTCACCCGTGTCAATGATCACTGTCCACTGCATGCCAAAGTCAAAGCTATTAACTGGTGAATCCCTGCCAACACTGCACTACTCTTCTGAAGAACACCAACCTgagcagacctgacagaagaaGCAGAAACTCACCTAAACCACTGGATGTTTGTGTGAGGCATAGACACCAGGATGTAGTCCCATCTGGACGCCCACTTGATTTGGTTGTTTTTCTGATGTTGTAGGAAAAAAAGACTTTTATAAACTTACTGTacaccaaaacaaaaacacgcacttaaatacacacacatacaaaaaagaCCTGCAGTCTTTAACTTCCAATATGCCACCAATATCCCAGACAGGTGAAGTTTAAGGTCCTGGGGCTTAGGGTCCAAGACCTGCCACAGCCACCCACCTCAAAGCGCACAGAGTACGTGTAGGTGATCTTCGCGTTGCTGTTCGGGTCTCCTGATATGCTCATGGGCTCCCCGTCACACAACGGCTTATTTTCATCTTCATGCTTGTAACTGACAACAAGACCGTGCCAAGCAGTTACAGTGTGTGAATCTTTTCATAGTCTGCGCCTTGCTCTCTCTCAATGTTAATAATGAGCggaacaatttaaaaaataaaagtaaaattgtGCCAGCCTCCAGAAAGCCTTCGGCACTGTCCCCAGAACTGTGAAAAATCTTCAGATCACAAGTTCAACTCACAAGCACCAAACAACCCACTGTTTAGGTTTGGGATTTTAGAAATCAATTGCCTTTTTACTGCCTGCCTAATATTGTTTGTTAGTTTGtcttattttactgttttatttattgacatttattCTTTAACATTTATGCTTTTCATACTATTTTTCTGCATATTACGCATTTCCCATTTCAGCGCAAACCTTGAAGCAGGTGCAGtgaagcatttcactgcacataTGTATAGTGTGCCGCCTATGTGATAAATCAAACTGGAAACTTAAGAATCAAGGCCAATTAATATTCAGTGAATGATCAGGTCTTACAAAACctacacacgcagacagacacatgaGATGTGTGAATCTGACCTCTAACCCCCCTCCTCTAGAAACAGACTTATTGTGATTTAGTACAGTGTCTATGGGGTTATTGGTGTTAAGGGCCTTTTTGATGGACCCAACAGCGAGTCCCAATccgcagagccacacactgacGGTATGTAAACACACACAAGGAGCTTTACCTTCTGGGCTCCAGCGTTGCTGACACAAGCCTGGCTCCCCTCCAGCCCTCTTCCTCACCACTGTGATAGGTGATGGTGATGTCAACATGGTTGAACATATAGTAGGTGTTCTTCCCATTGAACTGTGCCTGCGAGGCGGAAAGTAAGTGT from Paramormyrops kingsleyae isolate MSU_618 chromosome 10, PKINGS_0.4, whole genome shotgun sequence encodes the following:
- the tm9sf5 gene encoding transmembrane 9 superfamily protein member 5, which produces MKRRPGSVFEVVCAFLTLSCCFGFYLPGLAPVSFCGEESDDCKKEIQLFVNRLDSVESVLPYEYDVFDFCQDAQELRPSENLGQVLFGERIETSPYKFALYKNKECEKVCTKSYDVSKPEEKSKLDFLKKGIQLNYQHHWIVDNMPVTWCYNVEDGQKYCNPGFPIGCFVDGNGHPKDACVISAQFNGKNTYYMFNHVDITITYHSGEEEGWRGARLVSATLEPRSYKHEDENKPLCDGEPMSISGDPNSNAKITYTYSVRFEKNNQIKWASRWDYILVSMPHTNIQWFSIMNSLVIVLFLSGMVAMIMLRTLHKDIARYNQVDQEDAQEESGWKQVHGDVFRPPRRGMLLSIFLGQGTQIFIMTFITLFLACLGFLSPANRGALMTCAVVLWVLLGTPAGYVSARMYKTFGGEKWKTNVLLTALLCPGIVFADFFIMNLILWVEGSSAAIPFGTLIAILALWFGISVPLTFAGAYFGFKKKAIEHPVRTNQIPRQIPEQSFFTKPLPGIVMGGILPFGCIFIQLFFILNSIWSHQMYYMFGFLFLVFIILLITCSEATMLLCYFHLCAEDYHWWWRSFLTSSFTAFYLLVYAVHYFFSKLQIIGMASTILYFGYTMIMVLIFFLFTGTIGFFACFWFVSKIYSVVKVD